One Periophthalmus magnuspinnatus isolate fPerMag1 chromosome 8, fPerMag1.2.pri, whole genome shotgun sequence genomic window carries:
- the LOC117375326 gene encoding uncharacterized protein LOC117375326 → MQSEALESGPPLVFFDLETTGLSRDSEIVQLAAVSSSHSLNLYVLPQGRMDWGAMRATGLSVHKHRLYLHKRPVLCTPPTEALLAFLSFLYMCQKPTQRPLLVGHNARAFDVPVLLRALEGRGLRGALEDTVEGAVDSLALSRDMLRDRGVCSYRQEALVRRLLGEDYTAHDALQDARALQRLVLLGLRPQLEDLNRHIFSLREMRT, encoded by the exons ATGCAGTCAGAGGCTCTGGAGAGTGGACCTCCTCTGGTGTTCTTTGACTTGGAGACCACTGGACTGA GTCGGGACAGTGAGATCGTGCAGCTGGCGGCCGTTAGCTCCTCCCACTCCCTGAACCTGTACGTACTTCCACAGGGCCGCATGGACTGGGGGGCCATGAGGGCCACGGGGCTCTCAGTCCACAAGCACAGACTCTACCTGCACAAGAGGCCCGTGCTCTGTACTCCCCCGACTGAGGCACTCCTCGCATTCCTCTCCTTCCTATACATG TGTCAAAAGCCCACACAGCGCCCTCTCCTGGTGGGACATAATGCCCGAGCCTTTGATGTGCCCGTGCTGCTGCGTGCTCTGGAGGGGCGTGGTCTGCGGGGAGCGCTGGAGGACACGGTGGAGGGGGCTGTGGACAGTCTGGCCCTGTCTCGGGACATGCTGCGTGACAGAGGCGTGTGCAGTTACAGACAGGAGGCGCTGGTGAGGAGGCTGTTGGGAGAGGACTACACAGCCCACGATGCACTGCAGGATGCTCGGGCCCTGCAGAGGCTGGTGTTGCTTGGACTCAGGCCGCAGCTGGAGGATCTGAACAGGCACATCTTTAGTCTGAGAGAGATGAGGACTTGA
- the LOC117375107 gene encoding pyruvate dehydrogenase (acetyl-transferring) kinase isozyme 2, mitochondrial-like, whose protein sequence is MSSRMRLVRSAVQAAALANVPKHIDHFSKFSPSPLSMKQFLDFGSTNACERTSFVFLRQELPVRLSNIMKEINLLPECLLTTPSVQLVHQWYCQSLLEILEFLDKNADDQEVLERFVEVLESIRNRHNEVVPTMAQGVIEYKDTFGQYDPVTDHNMQYFLDRFYTSRISIRMLINQHTLVFSGTTNPAHPNSIGCIDSMCDVTEVVRDAYDSAKMLCEQYYLGAPELELREVNANSPQQPLYISYIPSHLYHMLFELFKNAMRATIETHEASRSLPPVRVLVSLGQEDLSIRMSDRGGGVPFRKTERLFSYMYSTAPRPSIEDKHRAPLAGFGYGLPLSRLYARYFQGDLQLYSMEGHGTDAVIHLKALSTDSVERLPVFNKSALRHYKLTLEADDWCTPSREPLDLAVHRTTK, encoded by the exons ATGAGCAGCAGAATGAGGCTGGTGCGCAGCGCGGTGCAGGCGGCGGCGCTGGCCAACGTCCCCAAACACATCGACCACTTCTCAAAGTTCTCCCCGTCTCCGCTCTCCATGAAGCAATTTCTGGATTTCG GTTCGACCAATGCCTGTGAACGCACCTCGTTTGTGTTCCTGCGCCAGGAGCTGCCCGTGCGCCTGTCCAACATCATGAAAGAGATCAACCTGCTGCCTGAGTGTCTGCTAACAACGCCCTCTGTGCAGCTGGTACACCAGTG GTACTGCCAGAGTCTGCTGGAAATCCTGGAGTTTCTGGACAAGAACGCGGACGACCAGGAGGTGctggagag gtttgtggaggttcTGGAGAGCATCCGGAACAGACACAACGAGGTGGTTCCGACCATGGCGCAGGGTGTGATCGAGTACAAGGACACATTTGGACAGTACGACCCTGTCACCGACCACAACATGCAGTACTTCCTGGACCGCTTCTACACCAGCCGCATCTCCATCCGCATGCTCATCAACCAGCACA CTCTCGTCTTCAGTGGCACCACAAACCCCGCCCACCCTAACAGCATTGGCTGCATCGACTCCATGTGCGATGTCACAGAGGTTGTGCGAG atgCCTATGACAGTGCCAAGATGCTGTGTGAGCAGTACTACCTGGGCGCCCCGGAGCTGGAGCTAAGGGAGGTCAATG CCAACAGCCCCCAGCAGCCCCTCTACATCTCCTACATCCCCTCTCATCTCTACCACATGCTCTTCGAACTCTTCAAG AATGCCATGAGGGCCACCATAGAGACCCACGAGGCCAGTCGCTCCCTGCCCCCTGTCAGGGTGCTCGTCAGCCTGGGGCAAGAGGACCTGTCCATCAGG ATGAGTGACCGAGGTGGAGGAGTACCGTTCAGGAAAACAGAGCGCCTCTTCAGTTACATGTACTCTACAGCACCCAGGCCCAGCATAGAAGACAAGCACCGGGCACCACTG GCTGGATTTGGCTATGGTCTGCCCCTCTCACGTCTCTACGCCCGCTACTTCCAGGGAGACCTCCAGCTCTACTCTATGGAGGGCCATGGGACTGACGCAGTTATCCATCTGAAG GCCCTGTCCACAGACTCGGTGGAGCGTTTGCCCGTCTTCAACAAGTCCGCCCTGCGCCACTACAAGCTCACCCTGGAGGCCGATGACTGGTGCACTCCTTCCAGGGAGCCTCTGGACCTTGCAGTGCACCGCACCACCAAGTGA